AACGACATGGTCTTGGAGAGTGAAGTAAGTAATGTAGATGTGGaaaattctaaaaatttGCCTGCCTCTCCAGTCTCAGAAGCTCCAAAACCATTGGATAACCAGAATGAGGATGATAATCAATCTAATACCACTTCATTGGAAGCAAGTGGAGCCATAGACGATGGTGATGCTGCTGCTTCTGCAATTGATTATACCAACATTCCACCAGCGCCAGCTCCTCCAGCCGAACCTGATATGAATAATTTGCCAGCTAATCCAATTCCAAAGCATCAACAAAAACATGCCCTGATGTCAATTAAAGCAGTCAAACGATTAAAAGATGCTAaaccatttttattaccAGTCGACCCAGTTGCTCTAAATATCCCACATTATTACAACAAGATCCAAAGGCCGATGGATTTAATGACAATCgagaaaaaattaacagTAGATGCTTATGATTCTCCAGAAAAAATCACTgaagattttaatttaatggTTCAAAACTGTATTGTATTCAACGGTCCTACTTCTGGGATTGCTCAAATGGCAAGAAATATCCAAGCTGCTTATGAAAAACATATGTTAAATATGCCTTCTAAAGACAGCGAACCTTTAAAACAgacaagaaaaagaaaacaggATGAGGATGCTCCAGTCATTATTAGACGTGCACAAACACATAACGGGAGACCAAAGAGGGAAATACACCCTCCTAAGTCAAAGGATATTTATCCAGTAGAGAATGAGAAACCAAAATCCAAGAAATTACAACAAGCGATGAGATTCTGTCAAGGTATTGTAAAGGAATTAACATCTAAAAAATATGCGTCATTCAACTATCCATTTTTGGAACCAGTTGATCCTGTTGCAATGAACATTCCTACATATTTTGATTACGTTAAAGACCCAATGGATTTAAGTACTGTTACTAAGAAGTTGAACAATTGGGAGTATAAGTCATTAGAGGAATTCGAAAGTGATGTTAAATTAGTCTTCCACAACTGTTATGCTTTTAACCCAGATGGTACTATCGTTAACATGATGGGTCATAGATTAgaagaaattttcaatgcTAAATGGGTAGACAGACCAATTTTCGAGGATTACGATactgatgaagaaattgaaagagAAGAATATTCAGCCTCAGATGTTGAAGATTCTGAAGAATCCGAGTctgaaattgatgaaagtTCAATAACAAATCCTGCTATTCAATACATTGAAGAACAGTTAGCAAGAATGAAGGTTGAACTACAACAGCTGAAGAAACAAGAATTGgataaaattagaaaagaaagaaggTTAGCTCGTGGTACCAAGAAACCAAGAGGTAAAAGAGGCAGAAATAAATCTAGAGGTTCTTCAGGAAGTAGAAGTGgcaaaaagaaatttaaaactgTCGTAACTTATgaaatgaaaaagattATCACGGAAAAGATTAATGATCTCTCACCATCGAAATTAGAAAAAGcagtaaatataattaaaaagtCAATGCCTGATTTAggtgaagatgatgaagttGAGTTAGATTTAGATACTTTGAGTAACAGCACGCTGTTGACATTGTACAATACTTTTTTTAGAGTATATGATACTACAAATAATGGATCTGCTCGTAATGCTGTTGGTTCTCCAATGTCACCTTCAAATGGTTTAGGTGGACATAGCAAAAAAAAGAGATCCAAGGCGCTTAGTGAAGAACAGCAAAGTAAACAGAttgaaaagattaaaagCAAACTTGCCATCCTAGATGGTGCATCACCATTAAGTCAGCAGAATTCGCCATTAAGCAACGGTAACGTCCAAACTGCTTACCTTTCAGgttcatcatcatcaggTGATGATGAAAGTAGTGAAAGTGAAGAAGAATAGCTCACTTGAATCTAATTTGTGTTGAACCCAATTTTagtttttgataaatatactTCAATGAGCTTCGTTGGATCTTATTATTGACTCGAATGGTATTAAGTCCAGAAACATCTTATCTCATGAGAAAGAAAGATGTAAATGAAAAGATCATAAGTATTAGTAATAATGAACAAGTCGATTTCCAAATGACTGTGTAACAAACAAATTGCACATGCTAAGAATTAATAGCAATAAGtattatatagatatatcCACTACAATTTTAGGATATTTGTAACATTAGAGATGAACATATGTAGTTTAAACCATAGTGGTCATCAAGATGACCAACGGAAACAatcataaaataaaaaaacaaaaatactTAAAAActaaattgaattaattaattcaaaaatataacgTATtctgatatatatatggaaATTGCTGGCCACTTTTTCTAATCTTCTCTagttcattttcatttttagaaaatatatatgcttattattaataaacctttattcaaaaaaaacaacacaTGAATTCCTATACAATTTACTATTTAGAGTCGTTCTTGtcaatcaaatattaaacttCACACCTCGTTACAGTTATTATAGTCAATAACTATATATTATAGATGCTTATTCATAACAGACACCAAAATGATTTTGAgctttcaaaatataactAGGTCGTTCAGTACGATTAACCGCGAATGAGATTTAGTAATTTTCagatttggaaaatattataaggTATCAATCATCAATTACaagttttataaaaaaataattgcTTGTAATCTAGTATTTTTAAACCTCGAAATTATCTTCTCAATAGTCTCAAACACGGAATTAATTACTGCTAATATATATCCTAAGCGGTCAAGGAAGTAAGAACCATGAAACTCAATCCTGATTCTTTGGAGGAGCTCTATAGTAGCTTACGCAACATAACTGGCGATGATGTGGAACtttttgaagataaaatcTCAAAATTTAGTACTAATGTTAATACTGATGAAGCtgtaaataaagaaataaagGACACATTTTTAGGCTTATCGAATGAATTGTCTTGGGGATTATTAGATGTAGTTCAAAGCGTTCCAAATATTAACTTTTTAGATGATATCAATAACGAAAAATCTGATTATGattataaacaatttttaaatgtaCCTTCTGTTTTAAACAGAACATCTTACAGATTTAAGAGGAAGGGTATTGATGgtaaaattaattcttataaagaagaagttaaTTTAGCCGAACTGGAAAATGCCAATGCCTCCAATTCTCTTTCATTAAAAAGATCTATTAATACTCATGGTAACTTAGTTAGAGGCTCGACTGCTCAATTGCCTTTTACACCCGGTGGATTAGTTATGGATGAAATGGAGAAAGTTGATACTGAAGTCTCAGCCTTGTCTAATAGTGTAAAATTACTTCATAAAGATGCTGATGGTCTATTTGATGTTCCTCAAGGTTTCCAAAGAGGTATTATTTGTTCAGAAAATAACTCCAACACTGAGGAAAATCTTTTtactaattttaaaaaaattgatatgATTGATAATGAAGTTGTTAATAGAAAAGAATTAGAGGAGAAGcaacaaaaaattgatgatgaaatCAACGAAAAAACAGAATTGGAAGTTTACAGAAAACCAACTGAACTGGCCAATACAGATATTGATGACATTTTACCTATGGGCATAGCTTTTGGTAGAATCAAGAAtagaaataataacttACTTCAGAAGAAGGAATGGGCTCACGTAATAGATCTTAATCACAGATTAGATAACTTCAGCGAATTAGTACCTAACCCAGCAAGAATATGGCCATTTGAGTTGGAtgtttttcaaaaagaagCTATTTATCACTTAGAACAAGGTGATTCTGTTTTTGTTGCTGCACATACATCTGCAGGGAAAACTGTTGTTGCAGAATATGCAATTGCTATGTCAAAGAGAAATATGActaaaacaatatatacatcGCCAATTAAAGCATTatcaaatcaaaaattcaGAGATTTTAAGGAAACTTTTGATGATGTTGAAATTGGTTTGATAACAGGTGATGTTCAAATCAATCCAGATGCTAATTGTTTAATTATGACAACAGAAATCTTAAGATCAATGTTATATAGAGGTGCTGATCTGATTAGAGATGTAgaatttgttattttcGATGAAGTTCATTATGTGAATGATCAAGATAGAGGTGTGGTTTGGGAAGAAGTCATTATTATGCTTCCACAGCatgttaaatttatattgttaTCTGCTACCGTCCCAAATACATACGAATTTGCCAATTGGATTGGTAGAACGAAGcaaaagaatatttacGTCATATCAACACCCAAAAGACCGGTCCCTCTTGAAATTAGTATCTGGACTAAAAATGTATTAGTACCTGTAATTAATCCAAAAAGAGAATTTTTagaatcaaattttaagaaacaTAAGAATCTTATTGAAGGCACTACTTCTGATAAAGTACAAAAGACTTTATCGCATAGTAAAGAAAATTCTACACGAGGAGGTGCCAGGGGAGGTGCCAGGGGAGTTTCTAGAGGAGGGACCAGAGGAAGTATGAGAGGAGGTTCGAGGGGAGCTGGCGCGATTGGTTCAAATAAGagtcaatttttcaaaaggAGTGGTCCAAATAAAAAGACATGGTCAGGaattattgattatttaagAGGTAAAGATTTATTACCAGCCGtcatttttgtatttagTAAGAAACGTTGTGAGGAATATGCTGATTGGTTAGATGCTGTGAGTTTTTGTTCAAATAAAGAGAAATCACAAATCCATATgttcattgaaaaatctaTTACACGTTTAAAGAAGGAGGATAGAGAATTACCtcagattttgaaaatcaGGTCACTTCTAGAAAGAGGTATTGCAGTTCATCACGGTGGGTTACTTCCCATCGTGAAggaattaattgaaatattgttttcCAAAGGGCTAATAAAAGTTTTATTCGCCACTGAAACATTTGCTATGGGTCTAAATTTACCAACTAGGACAGTTATATTCAGCGAGCTTCAAAAACATGATGTTAATGGTTTAAGAAGTTTAACCCCTGGTGAATTCACACAAATGGCTGGTAGAGCTGGTAGAAGAGGTTTGGATAAAATCGGTACTGTCATTGTGATGGCATACACAGAACCACTTAACCAATCAGTATTTAAAGAAGTAACCTTGGGTATTCCAACTAAGTTACAATCTCAGTTCAAGTTAACTTATAATATGATTCTTAACCTTTTAAGAATCGAAGCTTTTAAGGTTGAAGAAATGATTAAATACTCATTtggtgaaaatttaaaacaaacTTTACAACCAGAGCATGAAAAGCAAATTAAACAGCTAACCTCCGAATTACAGGATATTAAACAATCCTCTTGTAATACTTGTGCTGAAGATATTGATAAGTTTTTGGACCTTTCTATCAGTTTGAAAACTGTAACTTCCAacttatttgaagaattggGAAAGAGCGAAAAATCTTATACGGTTTTCAGAGTTGGTAGGTTAATTGTCTATAGAGATGGGGATGACAATGCCAAGCTAGGGTTTTTATACCGTACTAGTAAAGATAATGGTGTAGTTGTTTTAACTTTTACAAACCCACAAACTTCTCCAGATGGATCTGCAAATCACTTGCCTTACTTGGAAGGTAATAAAGAATTCAATTCTTCACATATCGGCAGATTTACATATTCCCCTTACATCTTAGAAAATATTGCATTTTCTCAGATCGAACTTGTCACAAAATACATTTTAAGAATATCTTTTactgatatatttaatgaagaaaaagaagcaTTAGAATTActtgataatgaaattagGACAATATTAAGAATATCTACAAAGTTAATGATATCATCCAATCAAAGCAGTGGTAGCGTAAAAGTGCACCAATTATTGTTAGAACAATCTAATATCacaaaacaaatattaacCTGTAAATGTATCAAATGTGCTAATTTTGCAAGTCATTATAAACCTAAGtatgataaatatttgattgaCTCTAAGATTAAGAACTTATACCATTTGATGAGTAACCAAAATCTAACGTTATTACCAGAATATGAAAATAGATTGAAAGTATTACACCGTACAGGTTTCATCGATCAGAACCAAAATGTTACATTGAAGGGCAGAGTTGCATGTGAAATCAATACTGGATTTGAATTAGTAATCACTGAATTAATTTTGGATAATTTCTTAGGTGATTTTGAACCTGAAGAGATTGTCTCATTACTATCTGCATTTATTTATGAAGGTAGAAGTAGAGACGAACCACCTCCAATTGTAACACCAAGACTAATAAAAGGTAAACAGAAGATTGAAGAAATCTACGGTCGTATGTTAGATATTTTTGCTGAAGAACAAATTACTATGACTAAAGAAGAGAGTGAATTCTTAGAGATGAAGAGATTTGGCCTAATCAATGTTATCTACGAATGGGCTCGTGGGTTATCtttcaaagaaattatGGAGATTAGTATTGAGCAAGAAGGTACTGTTGTCAGAGTAATCACCAGATTAGATGAAATTTGTAGACAAGTGAAGACTGCAGCAATCATCATTGGTAACTCAGGTTTGCATTCAAAGATGTCACAAGCACAAGAATTAATCAAAAGAGATATCGTGTTTGCTGCTAGTTTGTATTTATAAGATGCTAATTTTTAANatatatatatatatatgtatatgtagAATGTGTGTATATATGCATGAACTACTAATAAAGTCTGTATAtctttgataatatttctgTTCTCACGAATTTTGCCATAATAGTTGTGTCATTTTGTAATGAGAGATAACCGATTATTTTATACAAAGTCTTTAAATCGTGGATCCTTTTAATTCTTAATGGTATTCTATTATCAGGCAATGGCAAATTTGAtatgttatttaattttcttgAATCTAAGAATTTTAACagcatttttttttgatctAATGATGAtacttttttaattatatttaaatgtatATTGATTAAACGATACCCCAATTCTTCATAATTGTTGTTTCCCTTACTATTATCGGAGACATAAAGACAATTTATCAGTGAAGCTTCATTGAAGGTTATTAAATTGTTGAGAAAATTTAAACGAAgtttaattgattcaatCTTAACCAAATCTGACGCCTTGTTTCTCATCAgcttatatttattattggaATTTTTAGGTAGTTGAACATtttgttgaaattttaaacgTGAATCAattatcaatgaattaatattaatttttgttggAATTCTTTGTATCATTGAAATAGGAGAAAAAGATGGAGACACCATAGtaaaagatttattaatgtaTTTCCTTAGCGATAACAGAATGCACTGTAACTTAATATCAGAATGATAATTAAGGGGTTTCTGTATAACCAACGGTTTTGATATattggaaaaaaattggaGATACAACACAAATTACTTTTTTATAATCAAGGGAAGCCTTTGAAAAGATGGTCGCACCATTCAGTAATCACTAATCTTAGTTCTATCAGCGGCTAATTCTGCTTATACAGCGCACAATATCTCTATATTAACATCCtcttatattattaatgtaaaaataattataatttaaaaatttttttgccttcaactattttattttcttttaattctaAGAAACCTCGTTGAATCGAATAATAAAAAGCAATCTAAGACAACTTGCATATATAATAAGCTAATATGTAGAGATGTGTTTGTGAATGAAATGTTCAGGGTTGAATGTGAAAtgtttattgtttatttgtttttttgctgaatattaatataaatagaataattatattacataaaaagaaatgttTTTCCCCTTGAAGTAACAGTCAGTAGaagtaataaaagaatGAGTTAGGGAGCTGCTCATGGAGCTATAAGAATTGGTCGAAAAAGCAATTCACCATGGCCATTGCGGGCATAATGGAGGTTAACCTTTTGAACCTATTCCTTAGCAGCTGCTAGTTTTGCGTAATATGCTTCTCTTTTATTAATCAATACCTTGTGGTAACCCCACCACCAATATGAGGCCATTAAGCCTCCTAAACTGAATCCAATAGTGATGTCTAATATGATTCTTCTCTTTAAAGTACCGGTGATTGCAGAGATAGCCATCTTATGAaaatgtatatgtatatgtgaATAAGCGAGTCCTTGTGTGTGTGtctatatatgtataaCCTGGTCGGATCGAGTTACCTTACAAAAAAAGNTAAtgtatatgcatatatatatatatatatatatatatatatatatctgaaACCCGTACCAATCGGAAAATAAACCTCttaatagatatatatatatataagacgcttataatatgaatataacCAACAACAGAAAACTAAAAAGTACCACTGGTTGTAGCATCACGGATATGGCAATGCGATATGTACAGCTTATTCACCCAGATTAGGATATTCAATCTTCTCGAATTAGATACGAGCAGTTGCTGTCCACATATCGTCGGGTTACTCGGGTTCGTTGGCGTTTGGTGTCAACCAATCATATCTGATTTCTTTCTCCACCACACAACAGTTCCCGCAGTCACACCGTGTGGTTGCCAACATAACAAATGAACTCTCCCGCGTCCGTCTGTGTGTCTCGTGTCTTCTCGTTCGCGCGCTGTTTCCTTCTTTCCAGATCTCTTCTACCGCAGCATCCCTCCCGTCTCCCCCGAGCAGCGCTCGCAGTCTGGCAGGAAGTATCGGATCTCAAAAACTCTCTTTCAGTTGtcgttgttgttgttgtggTTGCTCGTAATTGGGTGAGGTTGCCCGGAACTGTGTATTGGTTCCACTTTAGATATATGTATCTCTTCTTctctattgaaaagaaatttcattaCTTTTACAACACcattcatatatatttagctatatatatatatttgcaTGCATGCTTTGTAATTACATCTTAATTATCTTTTCTAATGCTTTGAGGTTCGTAACGACAAAACATATACACACTCACACATTCAAGAATATTGCTTTATCATGATTAACCAGTTGGTAAGATTAAACGGTAGGAGATACTTTTCCCAATCTTTGAAATCAAATGTTCATTTCAAAGATGGTGTTTATACAAACTTACCTTTCAAAGTCAAGGACAGAAAGACTCCTTATGCTTTGACTCATTTCGCCTTCTTCGGTCTTGGTTTCGCTGTTCCTTTCCTTATTACTTATgctcaattgaaaaaatcaGGTACTATTTAAATAAGTCATTTAGTCTCACGAAACCCGTTCCCAGCCACGTTTGATACTCATCTGTCGTGCTATCTCTCATATATTCTCTacacttatatatatccaacatatatacataaaataaatgcAAAGTTTGTATACATACCTTTCTACTCCAAAATGTACATTGTTGTTGTATATAGTGTATGTATGtgacattattaatttcgTTACCCTGGCTGCGCTTTGGAATATAGTGAAATTTCACCGTATTTAATTATGCGACTCATTTCCACTATCAATGAATAGTTTAGTCATTCAATCAGGATGGAGCCTTGTCATTATAAATGCACTCACATTCACATatacatacacacacatatatatcaaCGCATTTGCATTTTCAAACTGATCTATAGAGTTCCACATCGAAGAATAATCGCAATCGGCCTCATAGCAAGAAAAGGAATATGTTTCACTCTCAATCAAGCAAGAGATTATTCTCGACCTCCAGACAAGTTTTACAAGCtgttcaaaagaaaattaatgTCAAAACTCCAGTTGTTGAACTAGACGGTGATGAAATGACAAGAATCATTTGGgataaaattaaacagAAATTGATTCTACCTTATTTGAATGTggatttgaaatattatgatttGTCAGTGACTAATAGGGACGCTACAAATGATCAAATTACAATTGATTCTGCTGAAGccattaaaaaatatggtGTTGGTATAAAGTGTGCTACAATCACCCCCGATGAGGGAAGAGTTAAGGAGTtcaatttgaagaaaatgtGGAAATCACCAAATGGTACTATTAGAAATATCTTAGGTGGCACGGTCTTCAGGGAACCAATTGTTATCCCAAGAATCCCAAGATTAGTGAAAAATTGGGAAAAACCAATTATTATTGGTAGACACGCCCATGCTGACCAATATAAAGCTACTGATACTTTGATTCCTGGTCCAGGCACTTTGGAATTGGTGTACAAGTCAAAGGATAATGATCCTTCAAAAACTCAAGTCTTAAACGTATACGATTATAAGAGTTCAGGTGTTGCATTGGCCATGTACAATACCGATGAATCAATTACTGGTTTTGCTCATTCTTCATTCAAGTTGGCCATCGATAAAAAACTGGATTTATTCTTATCAACGAAGAATActattttgaagaaatatgATGGCAGATTTAAGGACGTCTTCCAAGAGGTATTCGATTCAACTTATAAGGACAAATTCGAAGCTTTGAACATCAAATATGAACATCGTTTAATCGATGATATGGTTGCTCAAATGATTAAATCAAAAGGCGGCTACATTATGgctttgaaaaattacGATGGTGATGTTCAAAGTGATATCGTCGCTCAAGGTTTTGGTTCGTTAGGTTTAATGACTTCCATCTTAGTTACTCCAGATGGTAAGACTTTTGAAAGTGAAGCCGCTCACGGTACAGTTACTAGACATTACAGACAACACCAACAAGGCAAACAAACCTCAACCAATTCGATTGCATCTATTTTTGCTTGGTCAAGAGGTTTGGCTAAGAGAGGTGAATTAGATAATACTCCAGACGTTATGAAATTTGCTCAAACGCTTGAAAAGGCTACTTTAGATACTGTTCAAGAAGATGGAATCATGACAAAGGATTTAGCATTAGCCTGTGGAAACCTTAACCCGGACGCTTATGTTAACACTGCCGAATTCTTAAATGCAGTTGATAAGAGATTACAAGAAACTATGAAATCAGTTGACTAAATTAACCACTACACTTGATTCTACTCTATGACAAACTTTAAGTTTTCAATGATATAGTGTATGTATTCAaaagtttttaatttaaaatattcttataGTAAGCTTTAGgttttttaattaactTAACTATACTTGTTTTAAAGTTTATTTACAGATGCATaactaaataataattacatGAAAGTATTACCATGTACTACTACCTTCGTTTCCCTTATTGGCCTCTTTTTTGACACCTTTAACCGCTTTCCACAATACATCAAAATCCTCAACAGTTAAGGCTCCACTACCCATCCATCgtatctttaaattttgatcaACCAATAATGAATATCCTGTATATGgattatttatatgtaaATTTTCTCTAAGAATAAAAGGCAGTTGATCTCTATTACATATAAAATAAGTATCCTTAAGAAAAGATGGAATTAGGCTTCTAAGTGAACGCATTgcaaataatttgaatatcaaCATTTTAGCCTTGGAGtcaatcaaatttatttgaacGATCTGCACATCTTTTGGTAAACTTTCGAAATCTTTGTTTAGATAATCTATATTTCTACGCTCATTTTTCAAACTAGTGTCAGCCAATTCATTTGCGGTcttattagaaaataaattcactATACTGATTTTGTCTTTCAACttatcttcaatatttatttctttacTACCTCTCCCACTAAGAGGCTCTCCCTTTAAATGTGGAAAATATAGTGCCTTATCTGCTCTCCAGTAGGATTTTGGTGGTTCAAACAATCTACCATTAGTCTTACGAAATACGGACATATGGTGCATTGACGTTTTGTTAAACTCAATACCAAGTTCTCCGGATCGTTTATcagttttttctttatcaaataaatctttaaatgaatttcCTGCTGAATACTTTGTATCAGAAGTAGGTGGAGTGGTTAAACCAACTGGTCTAACTAATGGTTTGACTGCATGTGGTTCAGGTGTTGCATTGAGAACAAATTTAGTAAACTTTCCAACTGACAGTCTTTGTGATTGCGTTAAGgttcttttaaaaacagaaaaataattcatttctATTGTTCTCAGGTACCAATTCAAACGAATAATCAAAAGTACTAACGTAACAGCATGTAATTCAATTTGCTTATATAAACTTATCAACTTGCCTTTATGTAAGAGTGATGGTGAAATATCTCTAATGGAATTCTAGAATTTATCCATCGTCGTTAtgtttgatttttcaacatCAAAGATATCGGTTATGATTAAAAAAGATGGAAAAGAAGGAACCTTATTTTTTTACTTAGCCTTAAGAAAgttgataaataatttgacACATTTTACACTCTAAAACCTATGCATCTCCAGAAGGTATAATACTTGAACAGTATTTATCAACTACAAGAAATCAATAACAAGTTGGTTATCGAGTAATAGGTAAATATATAACTGTATTTGCATATAAATAATGGCAGATATAAAGCTAATCATCGATCCaccaattaataatgaGTATTTTAGCAATGAGGACCTTATCTCTGGAACAATTATACTAGATATTAAGAAGTCACTATCAATCAAGAAAATCAATGTAAAGTTAAAGGGTTATGTTGAAACTTTAACTAAAATGAGTGGAGATTATTTTCATGGTCAAGGTGGTTTAATGACACCTGTTCAAGATAATAGATCAATACATGGTATAATCGATATAGACCAAAGAGTTTTTCCACCTGATAATGTGTGGGATGCATTGGATGGTAATGTGAAACCATTTAAAGTTAAACCTGGCTCATATGACTACCGTTTTCAATTTCCCAAATTACCCAAAAGACCAAGTTGCATCCAGCATcatatatatgatattaattgttttgtAAAAAAGAGTGAAACTAGATTACCTCCTAGTTTTAATTATGAGTGGCAAGA
The sequence above is drawn from the Tetrapisispora phaffii CBS 4417 chromosome 2, complete genome genome and encodes:
- the COX9 gene encoding cytochrome c oxidase subunit VIIa (similar to Saccharomyces cerevisiae COX9 (YDL067C); ancestral locus Anc_4.257), giving the protein MAISAITGTLKRRIILDITIGFSLGGLMASYWWWGYHKVLINKREAYYAKLAAAKE
- the BDF1 gene encoding chromatin-binding protein BDF1 (similar to Saccharomyces cerevisiae BDF2 (YDL070W) and BDF1 (YLR399C); ancestral locus Anc_4.262); translation: MTEEIQPALNDVSSSVTMNDNLETLDTNTNSDLSAHLDEPGKKMKMENGNIVVAVSASVASPTPSNTAENDMVLESEVSNVDVENSKNLPASPVSEAPKPLDNQNEDDNQSNTTSLEASGAIDDGDAAASAIDYTNIPPAPAPPAEPDMNNLPANPIPKHQQKHALMSIKAVKRLKDAKPFLLPVDPVALNIPHYYNKIQRPMDLMTIEKKLTVDAYDSPEKITEDFNLMVQNCIVFNGPTSGIAQMARNIQAAYEKHMLNMPSKDSEPLKQTRKRKQDEDAPVIIRRAQTHNGRPKREIHPPKSKDIYPVENEKPKSKKLQQAMRFCQGIVKELTSKKYASFNYPFLEPVDPVAMNIPTYFDYVKDPMDLSTVTKKLNNWEYKSLEEFESDVKLVFHNCYAFNPDGTIVNMMGHRLEEIFNAKWVDRPIFEDYDTDEEIEREEYSASDVEDSEESESEIDESSITNPAIQYIEEQLARMKVELQQLKKQELDKIRKERRLARGTKKPRGKRGRNKSRGSSGSRSGKKKFKTVVTYEMKKIITEKINDLSPSKLEKAVNIIKKSMPDLGEDDEVELDLDTLSNSTLLTLYNTFFRVYDTTNNGSARNAVGSPMSPSNGLGGHSKKKRSKALSEEQQSKQIEKIKSKLAILDGASPLSQQNSPLSNGNVQTAYLSGSSSSGDDESSESEEE
- the COX8 gene encoding cytochrome c oxidase subunit VIII (similar to Saccharomyces cerevisiae COX8 (YLR395C); ancestral locus Anc_4.256), producing MINQLVRLNGRRYFSQSLKSNVHFKDGVYTNLPFKVKDRKTPYALTHFAFFGLGFAVPFLITYAQLKKSGTI
- the SKI2 gene encoding SKI complex RNA helicase subunit SKI2 (similar to Saccharomyces cerevisiae SKI2 (YLR398C); ancestral locus Anc_4.261); translation: MKLNPDSLEELYSSLRNITGDDVELFEDKISKFSTNVNTDEAVNKEIKDTFLGLSNELSWGLLDVVQSVPNINFLDDINNEKSDYDYKQFLNVPSVLNRTSYRFKRKGIDGKINSYKEEVNLAELENANASNSLSLKRSINTHGNLVRGSTAQLPFTPGGLVMDEMEKVDTEVSALSNSVKLLHKDADGLFDVPQGFQRGIICSENNSNTEENLFTNFKKIDMIDNEVVNRKELEEKQQKIDDEINEKTELEVYRKPTELANTDIDDILPMGIAFGRIKNRNNNLLQKKEWAHVIDLNHRLDNFSELVPNPARIWPFELDVFQKEAIYHLEQGDSVFVAAHTSAGKTVVAEYAIAMSKRNMTKTIYTSPIKALSNQKFRDFKETFDDVEIGLITGDVQINPDANCLIMTTEILRSMLYRGADLIRDVEFVIFDEVHYVNDQDRGVVWEEVIIMLPQHVKFILLSATVPNTYEFANWIGRTKQKNIYVISTPKRPVPLEISIWTKNVLVPVINPKREFLESNFKKHKNLIEGTTSDKVQKTLSHSKENSTRGGARGGARGVSRGGTRGSMRGGSRGAGAIGSNKSQFFKRSGPNKKTWSGIIDYLRGKDLLPAVIFVFSKKRCEEYADWLDAVSFCSNKEKSQIHMFIEKSITRLKKEDRELPQILKIRSLLERGIAVHHGGLLPIVKELIEILFSKGLIKVLFATETFAMGLNLPTRTVIFSELQKHDVNGLRSLTPGEFTQMAGRAGRRGLDKIGTVIVMAYTEPLNQSVFKEVTLGIPTKLQSQFKLTYNMILNLLRIEAFKVEEMIKYSFGENLKQTLQPEHEKQIKQLTSELQDIKQSSCNTCAEDIDKFLDLSISLKTVTSNLFEELGKSEKSYTVFRVGRLIVYRDGDDNAKLGFLYRTSKDNGVVVLTFTNPQTSPDGSANHLPYLEGNKEFNSSHIGRFTYSPYILENIAFSQIELVTKYILRISFTDIFNEEKEALELLDNEIRTILRISTKLMISSNQSSGSVKVHQLLLEQSNITKQILTCKCIKCANFASHYKPKYDKYLIDSKIKNLYHLMSNQNLTLLPEYENRLKVLHRTGFIDQNQNVTLKGRVACEINTGFELVITELILDNFLGDFEPEEIVSLLSAFIYEGRSRDEPPPIVTPRLIKGKQKIEEIYGRMLDIFAEEQITMTKEESEFLEMKRFGLINVIYEWARGLSFKEIMEISIEQEGTVVRVITRLDEICRQVKTAAIIIGNSGLHSKMSQAQELIKRDIVFAASLYL
- the TPHA0B02180 gene encoding uncharacterized protein (similar to Saccharomyces cerevisiae CBS1 (YDL069C); ancestral locus Anc_4.260); the protein is MVSPSFSPISMIQRIPTKININSLIIDSRLKFQQNVQLPKNSNNKYKLMRNKASDLVKIESIKLRLNFLNNLITFNEASLINCLYVSDNSKGNNNYEELGYRLINIHLNIIKKVSSLDQKKMLLKFLDSRKLNNISNLPLPDNRIPLRIKRIHDLKTLYKIIGYLSLQNDTTIMAKFVRTEILSKIYRLY